The Silene latifolia isolate original U9 population chromosome Y, ASM4854445v1, whole genome shotgun sequence sequence tttttgattataccaagaaaagattgaaaatcttcaatttctaattatacccaaatcgatttaagatgaaagtatttgtctttgtatttcaaaaatcgactcaaaggttgaagattttggtgcttggattgattattgttgcaaaaggagtgattaattgttgttgtaaggaagtttggatttgattttgttgaatttggttgaggaaatcttgtttttggtgatggagaggatgagggttttggggtttggggtttataggcagtgtttgaatgaatgaatgaatgaaatgaatgtgggaaggggtattaAAACACCCGGAAAATTCAGaactgcaggggaagacgagcggattcccgtcGGGACGCTCGAATTCTGCTCAATTTGGTTTcaggaaaactcgcctaaagacgagcatCTTTTAGTGAAGGCGAGCGGATTCTGCAATTCAGGACGAGTGGCTTTCCtttaagacgagcggattctcttaccGGAACTTTGCTTaatctgcactggcaaaaagacgagcgtctttctgcaaagacgagcggccagtttcagacgagcgtcttctcagctaggacgctcggattctctaacagaccaAATTTTTTGATTTTGCAGCTTATTTGGACGAACGGATTCCTCCACAAACGCTCGGATTTCtttaagacgagcggattacccagAAGATGCTCGTATtcctcctggtctacccggattcaggaccatccgtgcacttgcatatcccgtgtcattttcattcttcaaatcccgtgttcttcattgtaggggcactacaaaggcatgaatagcctaagcAATTACTATCCCCACGCGATGAGAGAGAAACACATAGAGAGAGAAGGCTGTTTcccttttcatcccaggccaccagaaggTCTTGCTCAAATCTctatacagcttgtcaccacctggatgcactgaatacagtgtgcaatgagcctctatcatgatcacctttttcaaCTTTATCcctaggtacacaccatctcccatcaaactgAACACTCCCacctgaatgaatagagaactgagacactgtccctttctctactccagctctccactcctgaatTTAAAATCAAGAGCCTGCTTCCTGCGAAcatcatcataaagatccggctccactgtcaagtctcctctagcatcccctttttgtatcacatATATCCTCATCATTCCCACCTCATCTCTcgacctcatcaaagacatagctgtgcatagagaatgcacactcttcctgcttaaCGCATCAGCCACcacgtttgctttcccttcatggtatatgatatccatgtcatagtcccctataAGCTCTATCCACCTCGTCTGTCTCATGTTCACCTCCTTTTGACTAAATATGTActttagactcttgtgatctgaaaacaccttaaaggtcgccccataaagatagtgcctctaaatcttgagagcaaacacaactgcacctaaCTCtaaatcatgtgtcggatagttctcctcataaggcttcaattgcctagaagcataggcaatgactttcccattctgcatcaacacacaacctaacccgttctttgaagcatctataacacctcaaagttctcacactaTTCAGGTAAAACTAAGACTGGAgctatggtcaaacgctcctttaatgtttagaacgccatctcacaactttcatcccatctAAACCTaatctctttcctcatcaacgctgccataggtctggcgatctttaaaatgtctttcacgaaccgacgatagtaccctgccaaacccaagaaactcctgatctctgccacattctttggtgcttcccacttagacactgcctctatctttgtagGATCCACATATACACCCTCTTTAGAAATTACGTGCCCtagaaaggcaacttcctcgagccagaactcacactttgacaactttgcatacagctgattatCGCACAAAGTTtgtaacaccaacctcaagtTCTCCTCATACTCcttcttagtcttggaatagacgaatatatcatctatgaacaccaccataaaccgatccaaaaactaactgaagacccggttcatcaaatccataaacactgtcggtgcattagataatccaaacggcatcaccacatactcatagtgctcatacctcgatcgaaaagctgtcttcggtatgtcatCATCCCGAATCCTCtcctgatggtaacctgatcttaaatcaatctttgaaaagactccTGCCCCAGTCAACTGGTCAAatagatcatctatccttggcaaaggatacttgttcttcactgtaacacttTTCAGCTCcatgtagtcgatgcacaacctcaagctcccatctttctttttcacaaacaggactggtgctccccatggcgaTACACCAGTTCTAATGTATCTcttatctatcaaatcatccaactgcttcttcagcTCTTCTAACTCaataggacccatgcggtacggggccttaaaGATTGGTCTCGTCCCTAGTtccaactccacactgaaatctatatccctcttcggtggcaaacctggtatctcctccgaaaaaatatctggaaactctcccaccactagtatctgatcaactgtcggccCCACCATACTATGGTCTTTCACATGGCATCGAATCAAAGGACAcctcttcctcagataagactttaaTGTCACTACTGCaataactttgactttgggtttgacaacaaacccatgataagacacactaactcccttaggacctcttaaagagactctcttttggtgacaatctattctagccaTGTAcatacccagccaatccataccaactatcatctcaaaataatccataggaaattctaacaaatccactggaagatcaacctgcccaactatcatacaTACACCCTTATAAAACCTCCCACAATACACTGACTCACctgacggtataaaaacctcatattttacagactcaaattctctcaaacccaaaagcttagcatgactcgacgatagaaaagagtgtgacgcccctgaatcaaacaaaataaagctagaaatatcattaacaagaaaggtacgagtgatcacgtgagcatcatcctcagtagctttcttgtccatcatgaataacttgccactggtcttttgtccacctccctaAACTGTACTCGCTGAAGTAGATGGCTTGGCAGCTGACCCCTGATTTTTGTTAGCTGCCGGTttatgataagaattaccgccattgcggttagatcCACCATTACTGTTACCCTGACCTCCTTGGTTATTCCATGAACCCTGTCGGTCGgttgctagcataactctgagatggaccctgCGAAAAGCTCCCCTATGATGGCCTATGAAAACCTCTCCCCCcggcactagtacactcatgctTCTTGTGACCCGtaccaccacagttgaaacaaGAGATACTCAAGCTGCTACTGCtaccaccacgaccacgcccataagaagctccaccactaaaaCCCGATCCCGATCAGTAAGCCCTTGCCTGGTTATGGTTACCCCTCTTGTAGCTAGACAGACCACCTCCCTCACTCTCAACCTTTCTCTTTTTAAGACctctctccttattctctttGGTCATCTTgaccaatctctcagctctccctgctcgctcataaacttccttaacatctgtaaggaccccaactggtaacttctccattatctggtaggtcaaccccttctcaaacctcggTGCCAAGTTATCCTGACTCAGCCTCATGTCCTCTGCATACCTCagtttctcattaaacttatgataCTACTCAGCCACGGTCATATCCGAAGTCATCTTGAAagcatcgaactcctccctcagcttactacgaacaTGTTCTGGAACAAACTCCCGgcgcatagctctcttaaacATAACCCACGGTATAGCTGACTTTCCTTGCTTCAGATACCGATCTAGGGCACTCTTCGTTACCTTGTCccaccattcccttgcagcatatCTCAAGTAGAACGCGGCTTATTCCACTTTGAAGTCCTCGGGACAATGAACCACAttcaagatgttctccatctccctatgccaattgtcgagcaaagTTGGCGCACCAGAACCCacatactcttttgggttgaagcgGGCTATCGTAGTGCTCATCTTAGAAAAGTCTACCCCGGCATCTTTAAATTTACCAAATCTCTTTAGGGCGTCGGTAAGCGCCTCTTGATGCTcaagtgatgtgaccattatttgagcatatttagtccccgaattagccttgttcccatgctttttagtgcatatttggttcatttattgtctttagtcctttgttttgcatattttttgaggttttgatcccttggtaggaaaggagtgcaaaccttgcattttcatggcaaaatgaagctaaattgattgaattcaatgaccaagcatcaaagagaagacaagactagaaggcctttgtacatattgtagtagatgggcaatgatgagaaaatatccttgcatccctgaggaaatcctcaaaggattgtatgaagagaaaggaagaaaagaagaaaggaagaagctgatctaCAATCCTAGCGGATTGGCCACAATCCGCCTGTCCAAgagaaggaatccgagcgtcttcctcagaaggcCGCTCGTcaaaaaccaccacaatccggtcgtccaccccacaaatccgctcgtccaaaagacccacaatccgctcgtcccgtgctctggacgctcggattgtgtgacagctaatccgtcttctacttgttctatgaaggatgcgcatacctcgggaaaaactagcaaaaaggagactcgcatatttttctaagaggagcgattcctcaaggacataatcgtcatttaagcccttagtaaaccctaatttgtgtacctaatccccactataaataccccattagtctaattagataatcatgttcttcttagcaatctctagtgtagtttatatcaatctaatctctctttaatcttgtaatcaacttttaatcaagtcttaatagaaatctcatttccttgatctctcttttgttcatctttcattttgggtaattgaagattatttgggttattattgggagattgacaaccttccaatcaatcatcaagtacttctattattctttgctttattattggaatcattagtaggtaaaattatcttaatctctttttaattattgttaattatcttcatttattcatcatgttttactttgttggtatgattgacaaccttgcaagcatgttcaacatgataatgagtgactagtttccttagctagggttaatgggtaattaggggaaaccaacatgggggatgattcatgcttaaattaatatgttttcatagtttatttgcttgcttgttgtgatctcaacttatgcacatgttatgtttgatgaaatgcgagcctatgaatccttgaattttttacccatcacctatcttttcaatgagacttgtaagacataaacaaactcgagtctcattagaccatgcatatagttgagtagggaagattaagtcaacttgtaggtgttgtacaatctaatcgattcggctccgggacccaaactttcctaggattgtaagatataaaccaactcgatccatcacaacaataattgcttgcttataatttgagaatatgtttgtatgatcaattcccatgaatcccctctgaccccatgacaccctagtgccttttatcaattgtttacaccccttttttaatcatcttgcttgttttctttcattgctatttagtttagtgatcttctattcaaaccccaaattgtgacacccctagacaccgctagttacaattgaaaatctcacttcaatacccgtcccttgggatccgacctttacttgcctctttactaattgtagagttgtttgtgaagttataaatattgttttggtctaggtgctcctaacgacaagtaccgaaaactaaacctcaaaGAGGAATACCGACCAataatggcgccgttgccggggacggtgttaacttgatttagattttcttagatttttattagttgtgtctttctttgccttggggaagtaaaactcctcaaggtttgttctaattattttcaagttgtttgatattttgcatgtctagaagatcacaaggtaacttgttaccctttgatcacgaaattgaaaggactttgacaaacaatagaagacttgctagaagagctttgagaggtattggtgaggttgtagatattcaaccaaacgctattgagttcgtcaacccttttgcaagagaaggtgaggagaacccaacacaaaatccaacacaaaatcaacccacaatgcctaaattttcatcacattccgtaccaaccgaggagaacctacccaatgacactcccacaccacaacacttaaccggaaatttcattgtaaaatccgcatttatccaattagtcgaaagaagccaatttggggggatgcctagtgaataccctcactctcacatggagactttttgtgactattgtgatgcgatatcTCAAACCgttgtaactcaagaccaaattcgatgggtcttatttcctttttctctaattggcaccgtaaaacaatggttgaaaggccttgataaggctattctcggaattgactcttggaagaaattggctctaactttctacaaaaagttctacccactggaaaatactaacatgctaagagctcaaattaccggctttaagcaaagagatgaagaatacTTGTATAagcttgggagagattcaagggaatttgtagctcatgtcctcatcatggacttagcgagtggttcttggtacaacaattttggaatggtctttatgaagactcaagaaacattctccacatgggatcaaatggtatgttcaccgaagttgacgataatcaaacttggaataaGATTttggaaatggcggtccataattcacaatatagtagacctcgcaaggctactagaggaggaaagcatgaagtggactctattactcaattgggtgctcaacttagtgctcacattgataccatcaatttgaagttcgaaaaagctatggctagacttgaagaagcctcaaaatcaccaaagcatcatgttaatgccatggcggcatcttcatcaatcccaagtgggatatgtgagaattgtggaactttgggacatgaccaaagtgaatgtaggggaacaaatgaacaagtcaatgcttttcaagcatacaagagtggtaccccatattcaaattattacaatgaaaacaccaaattccacccaaatctctcatacaaaagccaaaatgttcaaaaccctcaaccaacatacaccccacctcccatgagaaaccaaaatcaaagacccttttacaacaaaaaccaaggttaccaaaatcaaactccatacaatcaacaaaatgaccaaggttttgatgttcaaaaagcggtcctacaaatgcaaaagaatcaacaagagtttttcactcaaatgcaaaagtatagtcaagcaaaggaaatcaccatcaacaacatcctagcccacaccaaaatgttggaaacccaattgactcaactagcatcttcaagctcacaaaggcaaaaggggcaattaccacctcaaattaatcccccaagacatgaaacggttagtgccatccacttgaggagtggtacgaggtatgaagcaccaaagaagcaagttgaggatgaagttgtggaagctagtaacAAAGAAGAAgctgtgcaaaactccaaggatggagaaccatcaaaagaagaagtttcaaagaaaagtggatacaaggccaaggagaaggaacccattgtgattagacttccttttccaagtcgtcaagccaagcccaaatttgatgaccaacttggaaaatttatggaaattgtgatgaatttggaagtctcgattcctttcacggaattaatcaatcacgtgccgacctatgcaaagtacatgaaagacatccttacgaaaaagaagtcgatccggaagcttgaaactatcgccttcactaaggtgagtagtgcaatccttcaagggagttaacctccgaaacttaaagatccgggaagcttctcaataccgtgtaccattggcgacacaacaatcaacaaagccctatgtgacctaggggctagtgtgagtgttatgccgtattcggtaagtaaaaggttagggatgggagagcttaaatataccaatatcacactccaaatggccgatagatcaacgaagacaccattagggatatgggaagatgttcacgtaagagttgggaaatttttcatcccggtggactttgtcgttgttgacatggaagaagactccaatattccaatcattctagataaacctttcttgcacaccgcgggtgcggtgatagatgtgaagcatggagagctcactctagaagtgggggatgagagcataaatttcaatcttgacaagaccatgaaaGCTcgccgtttgcatgaaccatgttttatggttgatcattatagccggaaggatgagaggaagaagtcggaattccaatgaaAAAATAAAGTTGTTGATgatccatcaaaagagcaagagaattgtaacaaagagagcttgaaaagctcacccatgacaagtgaagaggatggcctcgttggccaaaacaagaaaggaggagagttgtctctatcaactcaagagatttttaatgatcaagtagacgaagtttgtggtctttgggacgatgagtttgaagggattttcaatccctacattggtaatgctatcgatcaagaccaatatGAAGGACAAcatgtgcaaagatctattgaggatctttatcatgataatgaaccagcttttgactacttcttcaaggtgttgagcaacatcaataacaccttgaacatgcccccatgacatctcactaaggatgatagtttggtggagtcctctccaaaccaccatttataaatatttttaactccctaacttgcatttcaattcttacattgcatttttgtcatttttggatttttgtgccttgatcaagatattcatcattgtttagagaagtgagggagggactaatgattttattgatgtagtgctttaacttagtgtggggatagtaatttttttttttttttttttgtgaaaatgtaAGCTTTCATTCCAACCAATACGAACAAAACGTATTACATCAGTACTATGGGCATCCCcaaaaacacttaacaaacaaatGCAAATGATGAAATTTATAACAGATTCCTATCCTTAAGCCAAACTTGATCTTTCCTGAGTAACGGTACATGAATTTTGCCACGAATTCTGCAACACATTGTCTTTTGAAGCTGCTGAACAAGAGCAGCAGGGGTAGGTAACACTTGATTAACACGAGCATCATTCCTAGCCTGCCAAATAAGGTACATTAAGCCAGCCACACAGGCTAGGACGACTCTCCACTGCAGCTTTGATCTTCTTTTCAACTGCACACACCATTGCCAAGTAAATATGTCAGGCAATCTAATTTTAAGCCAATCCTGCACCATGTTTTTGGCAATGCTACTGTAAGGGCACTGCCAGTAAAGGTGAGCAATGTCCTCATCATTAATGGCACAGATGCAACAGCTACAATCAGTACATATCCCTAGTTGGTGCAGCCTACATCTGGTTTGCAGCCTTCCCAAGATAGAGAGCCACAGATGAAAGGAATGCCTAGGCACCATTGTAGAGTGCCAAAGCAGCTTACTCCAAGGCATCTAAGGTTGTTGACCAGTTAACCAAATATAACCTGCAGTAGGCGTATAATTATCCTCACTATTTAACCATTTGCCCCCAACATAAGCAGGTAAGAACATATCCTTGAGCATACAAATCCTTCTCCAGGCCCAGCTGGAATTAATGGTAGGCTGATAAGAGACCCAATCTCGccctttcatataaacatgatcAATCCATTGAATCCATAGATGATCAGATTTTTTTGCCATCCACCAAACATATTTACCCATTAGGGCATTATTCCAAGCCTCACACCTTCTCATGCCCAAGCCACCAGCCTCCTTAGAATTGCAAAGGAAATCCCATGCCACCAGTGGAGTCCTAGTATAATTGTCAGAGGCACTCCAAAGATAATTCCTGCAAGCCCCTTCAATTCTCTGTATAACTGACTTAGGCAGTACAAAAATAGAGGCCCAGTACTGGTGAAGAGAAAGCAGCACAGACTGTACAATTGCCAATCGACCAGCATAAGACAGCTTCCTAGCTCCAAATCCCTTGATTTTACTAATGATCTTATCAATCAACAGGCTACAATCAAGCTTCCCTAACCTCTTAGAACAAATAGGCACACCCAAATATCTAAAAGGCAGGGTACCTTTACTACACAGAGATAAAGCCAGAACCTTGTCCATTACAGCAGGTGCCACTCCATTAAAGTAGATATTAGACTTAGAAGCATTCATATGGAGCCCACTAGCCGCAGAAAAAGTTTTAAAAACTCTAAGCAGGAGGAGAATATAGCTAATGTCCCCTTTACAAAAAAGAAGTAAATCATCTGCGAACATAAGGTGGGTCAATCTAAGTCCTTTGCATAAAGGATGGAATCTAAAGTCACATTTATCCACCATCACTTTGAGTATTCTGCTTAGATACTCCATACATAGAGTAAATAAAAGGGGGGAAAGAGGGTCTCCCTGCCTCAAACCCCTCCTCCCTTTAAAGTACCCAGTATGGTGCCCATTCAGGTTAATGGTAAAAGAGGGAGTAGACACACACTCCATTATCCAGTTTTTCATAATAGTAGGGAATTTTAAAGCAACCATCATCTGCTCCACAAACGACCATTCAATTGAATCATAAGCTTTTTTTAGGTCAAGTTTGATCAAACATCTAGGTGAAACATGTTGTCTCCCATACTGTCTAACAAGGTCTTGACATATAAGGACATTTTTCACAATTTGCCTGCCCTTAACAAATGCCCCTTGAGTAGGACTAATTATAGATGGCAACACCTCCCCTAACCTAGCACAAATGATTTTAGAGATGCACTTGTAGCTAACATTGCAGCAAGCAATGGGTCTAAACTCAAGTACAGATTTCGGGAGAGCATTTTTAGGAATAAGGGTAAGAGTTGTAGCATTTAGCTGCTTGAGTAACTTACCAGTCTGGAAAAAATCCAGCACAGCCATGGTAACCTCCTGCCCCACAATTGGCCAAGCATCTTTAAAAAATTTACTAGAGTATCCATCAGGGCCAGGCGCCTTCTCATGAGGGATACCCCGGATAGTACTCTTGATTTCATCAGTAGAGATAGGTTTCAGAAGCTTACTACACAGCACCTCATCAATCACAGGGCCACCATAATGTACAGTGGGACAATGCACAGCAGTGGTGACACCATTTGTACCCAACAAGCTGACATAAAATTCCAGAAAAGCCTGTTAGATATCCTCAGTGCTATTCTTTAAGTTGCCATTCATATCCAGGATTTGGAGAACTTTATTCCTAGCCTGCCTCCCTTTTATACGACTATGAAAATAAGAAGAGTTTTCATCCCCCTCCACAAACCACCCAGCCTTTGCTTTTTGAGCTAGATAGCTATGCCTAGCTTCAGCTAATAGCTTGTAAGAGGCAGCAGCATCCCTCTCCTTATCCATCAAATGCTTATTGTAAGGATCCAGCACCAGTTTCCTCTGTAAATCCAACAGTAGAGCAGAAGCAACCTTAGCACTGTTTTCAATATCAGAAAATAAAGATCTATTCAAAGCTTTAAGGTCTTTCTTCAGCAGTTTCAATTTCCTAACCACCTTGAACATCTTAACCCCTTGAACATGGATGTTCCAACCTTGCTCCACAACATGAAGGAATTCAGGGGCTGAACTCCACATATTGAAATACCTAAACACACCCTTCCCTCTCTGACTGCTTAAGGTAGTATCAATCACACAGGGCGCATGATCAAAGTCACCTTCAGGCAGGAAATTGGCAGTGGCATCAGGAAAAAGGAGGAGCCAATCATCATTAATGAAACATCTGTCCAACCTACTGTAAACTCTAGCGGAGCTTTCATGCTTATTGTTCCAAGTAAAAAAAGCTCCACTAGAACTCATCTCCATCAAACCACAAAACTCCATACACATAATGAAGTCTTTAGTTTCAGCATCAGTCACACTACTGCCCAGTCTCTCATTAGGTCTCATAACATTATTGAAATCACCACAAACTAACCATCCACACCTTATACTACTAGCAAACTCTTTAAGTCTAGCCCATAGAGGTAGCCTTTCCTCTATTTTATTGAAAGCATAAACCATAGTAATAAAAAACATCTTATTTGAACTCAATTCATGCACATAGATATGAATAAATTGAGGATCATACCTAATATCAAGAATCTGGAAAATAATGGGATTCCAAATGATCCAGACCCTACCTCCCTTATGGTAATTACTATTAGTGGTTACACACCACCCATCACAgatattattagtaatattattaagAGACTTAGGTTTAACCTTAGTCTCCAAGAGGCCAAATAACCCAACAGCTTGCTGATGTAAAAACCATTTCACATCTTTCTGCTTTGTCAGGATATTTAGCCCCCTAACGTTCCAAAATCCCAGTCTAACCATGATCAAGGGCTTTAGAGGAACTAACACCAATTCCCCTTTTTTTGGTAGCAGTTTGGATAGTTCTATTGAGCCCATCCAGAAACGATCTACTCCTGTCCATCAGGGATAGAGTATGCTCTCCTCCAAAATTCCTGATTGTTCTAGAAATAACACGTGCAGTAGTAAAGTCAATATTCCTCCTCACAACCCCTACCAGTACAGGAGTGTCCTGCACAGGAGGTATAATGGCATTAGGAGTCTGACTAACAG is a genomic window containing:
- the LOC141631998 gene encoding uncharacterized protein LOC141631998, whose protein sequence is MVPRHSFHLWLSILGRLQTRCRLHQLGICTDCSCCICAINDEDIAHLYWQCPYSSIAKNMVQDWLKIRLPDIFTWQWCVQLKRRSKLQWRVVLACVAGLMYLIWQARNDARVNQVLPTPAALVQQLQKTMCCRIRGKIHVPLLRKDQVWLKDRNLL